A part of Leishmania panamensis strain MHOM/PA/94/PSC-1 chromosome 34 sequence genomic DNA contains:
- a CDS encoding calcium motive p-type ATPase, putative (TriTrypDB/GeneDB-style sysID: LpmP.34.1910): MNKPASIFTDMAVKGLEDLDDSDVFPVFSGEVVNAGALGNGAKSGTAEVVGVKEHYAMNFGDEQGDEPTPVTYDPRDKFWALSLENVFSLVQLEYPLSGIDATDAPRRAKDLGDNIIPIKGGPSWIIILASQFKNAITIVLLIVIIISGVFKDWAEFGVVLFILFFNALLGFYQEYGAEKSLASLKQMTAGVAKVMRNGVPEIIFIDEVVVGDVIVLEQGASVPADCRIFESNGLEVDEALLTGEALPVVKHANVIRDPDNRLALGDRKNMVYRNTQVTQGRGKAVVVAGGLNTEMGKLAKRLDDGKGSGKTALMRKLDYMMYFLFFCCGIAALVVFAANKMRYTPATLSYATAVAIAILPESLCAVITVAMTFSVKRMAQQKCIVRKLPVLEVLGNVTDICSDKTGTLTENKMVVKKAVIGLDDVYSVGGAPYEIHGDFFPAIRNGQEQKPVSMAQMQEVRYIYEFLKCAALCSTTILHISEEDMDSLTGNGNPTEIAIQVMTWKAGLNRDKLEEEGLECITEYAFDSKIKRMSTAWENKEKCEVYLCTKGAPERIVELCTYRIDEDGKLVGLTQQDRERVDQHICDLAAQGLRTICFAYREDATKAFPIPTDEPFIDAYDRDQVERDLVFLGIVGIYDPPRPESRPSVIACQHAGIRVRMLTGDHTSTAGSIASMLNIIRRRDLDDPVKLQAGPDFDKIDPDVIDGWADLPVVIGRCSPESKVKMIESLHRRKKVVAMTGDGFNDSPSIKIADIGCAMGSGVDVTKGVADLVITDDNFSTIVKAVAEGRRISQCIRKFVVHLLSSNVAEVIALICGLPISHGGESVFILSPIEILWLNMFTSAPPATGLSLDKATDDILQVPPNTEGFFTIELITDTLVYGFWLGAMTLCGFAVVLYGFKSGPMGTDCNRHSGVGCENIWTARSTAFGILYFGLLIHSYTVRHPRVSIFRMRWLDNKWIYGSCLMGTALFIPIVYVNAIAHKLFVHAMITWEWGVIVVSVIIFVAICELYKVIKNLIFPINKVLVEVDEEDVEDVEEQRQREYNTFTRTMPDSRSVERIANENLRMSFASLAGSVATASTGSFRIPTQHQKKQRTFLFRKRE; encoded by the coding sequence ATGAACAAGCCGGCCTCCATTTTTACGGATATGGCGGTGAAGGGGTTAGAGGATCTTGACGACAGTGATGTCTTTCCCGTCTTCTCAGGCGAGGTTGTGAACGCGGGGGCACTGGGCAACGGCGCGAAAagcggcacagcagaggTTGTAGGTGTCAAGGAGCACTATGCGATGAACTTTGGAGACGAGCAAGGTGACGAGCCGACTCCCGTGACGTATGACCCGAGAGACAAGTTCTGGGCGCTGTCGCTAGAGAATGTCTTCAGCCTCGTACAGTTGGAGTATCCACTCTCTGGTATCGATGCCACCGACGCGCCACGCCGTGCCAAGGACCTCGGTGACAACATCATCCCGATCAAGGGTGGCCCGAGCTGGATCATTATCTTGGCAAGCCAGTTCAAAAATGCCATCACGATTGTGCTGCTCATCGTTATTATCATTAGTGGTGTGTTTAAGGACTGGGCTGAGTTCGGTGTCGTTCTCTTCATCCTCTTCTTCAACGCCTTGCTCGGCTTCTACCAAGAGTACGGCGCCGAGAAGTCCCTGGCAAGCCTCAAGCAAATGACGGCCGGCGTGGCCAAGGTGATGCGCAACGGTGTTCCTGAGATCATCTTTATTGACGAGGTCGTTGTCGGTGACGTCATCGTGCTCGAGCAGGGCGCCTCCGTGCCGGCTGACTGCCGTATCTTCGAATCGAACGGTCTGGAGGTGGATGAGGCCCTGTTGACGGGCGAGGCGCTACCGGTGGTAAAGCACGCGAACGTCATTCGTGACCCAGACAACCGCCTCGCTTTGGGTGACCGCAAGAATATGGTGTACCGCAACACACAGGTAACACAGGGCCGCGGCAAGGCGGTGGTCGTCGCCGGCGGGCTAAACACAGAGATGGGCAAGCTCGCGAAGCGGCTGGACGATGGCAAGGGCAGTGGCAAGACGGCGCTGATGCGAAAGTTGGACTACATGATGTACTTCCTGTTTTTCTGCTGTGGCATTGCCGCCCTGGTGGTGTTTGCGGCCAACAAGATGCGCTACACACCGGCGACCCTCTCGTACGCCACGGCGGTCGCCATTGCCATCCTCCCCGAATCGCTCTGCGCCGTCATCACGGTCGCCATGACCTTCTCTGTAAAGCGCATGGCGCAGCAGAAGTGCATTGTGCGcaagctgccggtgctggaggtgctgggcaACGTCACGGACATCTGCTCCGACAAGACCGGCACGCTGACAGAGAATAAGATGGTGGTCAAGAAGGCGGTGATTGGGCTCGACGACGTGTACAGCGTTGGTGGTGCGCCGTACGAAATCCACGGCGACTTCTTCCCTGCCATACGGAACGGTCAGGAGCAGAAGCCTGTGAGCATGGCGCAGATGCAGGAGGTGCGCTACATCTACGAGTTTCTCAAGTGCGCCGCCCTGTGCAGCACCACAATCCTGCACATCTCTGAAGAGGATATGGACTCCCTCACCGGCAACGGTAATCCCACCGAGATTGCAATCCAGGTGATGACCTGGAAGGCTGGCCTGAACCGCGacaagctggaggaggagggcttGGAGTGCATCACGGAGTACGCTTTCGACTCTAAGATCAAGCGCATGTCCACCGCGTGGGAGAACAAGGAGAAATGTGAGGTCTACCTCTGTACCAAGGGAGCCCCCGAGCGGATCGTTGAGCTATGCACGTACAGGATCGACGAGGACGGCAAGCTTGTCGGCTTGACACAGCAGGATCGTGAGCGGGTCGACCAGCACATCTGCGACTTGGCCGCGCAGGGTCTTCGCACGATCTGCTTTGCATACCGCGAGGACGCCACGAAGGCCTTCCCGATCCCGACTGACGAGCCGTTCATCGATGCTTACGACCGTGACCAGGTCGAGCGCGACCTCGTTTTCCTGGGCATTGTCGGCATCTACGACCCACCCCGCCCCGAGTCCCGTCCCTCCGTCATCGCTTGCCAGCACGCCGGCATCCGCGTGCGCATGCTCACCGGTGACCACACGTCCACCGccggcagcatcgcctcgATGCTGAACATCATTCGTCGCCGAGACCTCGACGACCCGGTGAAGCTGCAGGCGGGGCCTGACTTCGACAAAATTGACCCTGACGTGATCGACGGCTGGGCTGACCTCCCCGTTGTCATCGGTCGCTGCTCTCCCGAGTCGAAGGTGAAGATGATCGAGtcactgcaccgccgcaAGAAGGTGGTGGCCATGACGGGTGACGGCTTCAACGACTCCCCCAGTATCAAGATTGCCGATATTGGCTGCGCCATGGGCTCTGGCGTCGATGTGACGAAGGGCGTTGCAGACCTCGTCATCACTGACGACAACTTCTCCACCATCGTGAAGGCTGTCGCTGAGGGACGCCGCATCTCGCAGTGTATCCGCAAGTTTGTTGTGCATTTGCTGTCGAGTAACGTAGCTGAGGTAATTGCGCTGATCTGCGGTCTGCCCATCAGCCACGGCGGCGAGTCCGTATTTATCCTCTCCCCCATCGAGATTCTCTGGCTGAACATGTTTACCTCCGCCCCACCGGCGACGGGTCTGTCGCTCGACAAGGCCACAGATGACATTCTCCAGGTGCCTCCAAACACGGAGGGGTTCTTTACGATTGAGCTGATTACCGACACACTCGTGTACGGCTTCTGGCTCGGCGCCATGACGCTATGTGGCTTCGCGGTGGTGCTCTACGGCTTCAAGAGTGGCCCGATGGGGACAGACTGCAACAGACACAGCGGCGTTGGCTGCGAAAACATTTGGACtgcccgcagcaccgcctttgGCATTCTGTACTTTGGTCTGCTGATTCACTCCTACACGGTGCGCCACCCGCGCGTCTCTATCTTCAGAATGCGCTGGCTTGACAACAAGTGGATCTACGGTTCCTGCCTCATGGGCACGGCGCTGTTCATACCGATCGTGTACGTCAACGCGATCGCCCATAAGCTCTTTGTGCATGCCATGATCACATGGGAGTGGGGCGTCATCGTGGTCAGCGTCATTATCTTCGTCGCCATTTGCGAACTTTACAAGGTGATCAAGAACCTGATCTTTCCAATTAACAaggtgctggtggaggtggacgaAGAGGATGTCGAGGACGTCGAagagcagcgccaacgcgAGTACAACACCTTCACCCGCACGATGCCCGACAGCCGTAGCGTAGAGAGGATCGCGAACGAGAACCTGCGCATGTCgtttgcctctctcgccgGCAGCGtggccaccgccagcactgGCTCCTTCCGCATACCCACACAGCACCAGAAGAAGCAGCGTACTTTTCTCTTCCGCAAGCGCGAATAA
- a CDS encoding kinesin, putative (TriTrypDB/GeneDB-style sysID: LpmP.34.1920) produces MTTVGNQRVMVSVRVRPMLREGAINHQQEKFELQGVHRTGDTTLKVEVTKQGEPTKSSTFSFDYIFDQESTQLEVYEDAVVDMVDGALVGVNATLLAYGQTGSGKTFTVLGDVKPNPLENDLLTTDSGMFLRVLSDLMDYKIRQAKKGWHVVVGLSCIEIYNENIRDLFGGKPGSAPPPLKAVMTGEDVHLPSLIIKEMMTLQTVFSEIQLAISRRMSRATDSNSQSSRSHCLFSIDILQQADSAAAPSLNILDQSRKGNDTKKTLGSDKKGASAASRKAGSPTSAAEPQMAAWEMPFQGTVFRIPGQKEPVYASKIILADLAGSERIFRSGVTGDGLAEATAINSSLTALGNVVHSLHKGGFVSYRVSNLTRLLKPTFSHPSSRVLLLAQCSPTQMSYDETVSTLHFANKVKDMKVTTSTGAEAEKLQFDFLESGKMCDAILADLHIFAVESQAKAGIIRRKVMQQNKLYYDVLASKNGKTAKVTMRDRRFSVETMGAVAAAQEERAELLARLEKERSEEDATRQQMVNECCDEFVKEHMDEVKETKEGIEEQVNLRVHHKSQQMLLESAACGRRIMEEEAEGWASLMLLYLQEHNSLCSKELETTSKLLEEVAQNVYKLGVSGVTPEEAEADRTYALSAWYHCAAKRFFSICMELYEDYVILLSTSRGNAMLERWKKKNHSLLQKFQEESSA; encoded by the coding sequence ATGACAACTGTAGGAAACCAGCGTGTAATGGTCTCGGTGCGCGTGAGGCCGATGCTGCGCGAGGGTGCTATAAATCATCAGCAGGAAAAGTTCGAGCTGCAGGGCGTGCACCGCACCGGCGATACCACTCTCAAAGTAGAAGTGACAAAGCAAGGCGAGCCGACAAAGAGCAGTACCTTCTCCTTTGACTACATTTTCGATCAGGAGAGCACACAGCTCGAGGTGTACGAGGATGCCGTAGTGGATATGGTGGACGGCGCGCTCGTCGGCGTGAATGCCACCCTCTTGGCTTATGGGCAGACTGGATCCGGCAAGACTTTCACCGTGCTGGGCGATGTGAAGCCAAATCCGCTTGAAAACGACCTGCTCACAACGGACAGTGGCATGTTCCTGCGTGTCCTGAGCGACTTGATGGATTACAAGATCCGGCAAGCCAAGAAGGGTTGGCACGTGGTGGTGGGTTTAAGCTGCATCGAAATTTACAATGAGAACATCCGCGACCTTTTCGGCGGCAAGCCTGGctcggcaccgccaccactgaAGGCGGTCATGACTGGCGAGGATGTTCATCTACCATCTCTCATCATCAAGGAAATGATGACGTTGCAGACGGTTTTCAGCGAGATTCAGCTGGCCATCTCGCGCCGCATGAGCCGTGCGACAGACTCCAACTCGCAGTCGAGCCGCAGCCACTGCCTCTTTTCCATTGATATCCTACAGCAGGCAGACtcggccgccgcgccgtcaCTGAATATTCTTGATCAATCGAGGAAAGGCAACGACACGAAGAAGACTCTGGGGTCAGACAAGAAGGGAGCATCGGCAGCCTCAAGGAAGGCCGGCAGCCCGACCTCTGCTGCGGAGCCGCAGATGGCAGCGTGGGAGATGCCGTTCCAGGGTACAGTTTTCCGCATCCCCGGGCAGAAGGAGCCCGTCTACGCCAGCAAGATCATCCTTGCCGATCTCGCCGGTAGCGAGCGCATTTTCCGCAGTGGTGTAACCGGCGATGGCTTGGCAGAGGCCACAGCCATCAATAGCAGCCTGACGGCACTGGGCAACGTGGTGCACAGCCTGCACAAGGGTGGATTTGTCAGCTACCGCGTCTCAAACCTTACGCGGCTTCTCAAGCCGACCTTTTCCCATCCCAGCTCGCGTGTGCTGCTCTTGGCACAGTGCTCTCCCACGCAGATGTCGTACGATGAGACGGTCAGCACACTGCACTTTGCTAACAAGGTCAAGGACATGAAGGTGACAACGTCCACCGGcgccgaggcggagaagctgcagttTGACTTTCTGGAGTCTGGTAAGATGTGCGACGCGATATTGGCAGATCTACACATCTTCGCTGTGGAGTCGCAGGCGAAGGCCGGCATTATTCGCCGCAAGGTGATGCAGCAGAACAAGCTCTACTATGACGTGTTAGCGAGCAAGAACGGCAAGACGGCCAAGGTAACGATGAGGGACCGCCGCTTTTCGGTCGAAACGATGGGcgcggtggctgcagcgcaggaggagcgcgcggagctgctggccCGtctggagaaagagaggtcGGAGGAGGATGCAACACGGCAACAGATGGTGAATGAGTGTTGTGATGAGTTTGTCAAGGAGCACATGGACGAGGTGAAGGAGACGAAGGAGGGAATTGAAGAGCAGGTGAACCTGCGTGTACACCACAAGTCGCAGCAGATGTTACTTGAATCGGCGGCCTGTGGTAGAAGGatcatggaggaggaggcggaggggtggGCCTCGTTAATGCTGCTGTACCTGCAGGAGCACAACTCGCTCTGCAGTAAGGAGTTGGAAACCACATCTAAACTTCTTGAGGAGGTGGCCCAAAACGTCTACAAGCTGGGCGTGTCTGGTGTCACGCCCGAAGAAGCCGAGGCTGACCGCACCTACGCCCTCTCCGCGTGGTATCACTGCGCGGCGAAGCGCTTTTTTTCCATATGCATGGAGTTGTATGAGGACTACGTAATTTTACTGAGCACTTCCCGTGGTAATGCGATGCTGGAGAggtggaagaagaagaaccactcgctgctgcagaagtTCCAAGAGGAGAGCTCGGCGTAA